Proteins encoded within one genomic window of uncultured Draconibacterium sp.:
- a CDS encoding helix-turn-helix domain-containing protein, with amino-acid sequence MIQTIALLSPIYVTLFWAIVFLSQKKSDNVPRWILGIFLLLACLLYVSHAIFFSRLYLLYSFLESIYLYAILTLYPLFYTYILKVATVRLKVSQHIYHFVPGIIFGLSTLTLTLILSPEQRIYYVKYILIETNLKGINFNTLPGIKGWNFLLSRIILIIQTIIYLILIIRLTIKHNKTINNYFSNTEGKKMNWVRNLSIIAFTLSITAIIFALLGRSYFIHHNLSLLMPSVFFTTLFFLVGYHGNMQRQISERLYEPEDYSVKKELIYSSENDLKKRFLKLFETDKIHQLNDLRISTVCESLHSNRTYISKLINDEFGMNFNEFVNKYRVKEAKRLLLSQAHKKYTMEYIAQQAGFGSVASFTRVFKELEGATPGRFRENHSSKNN; translated from the coding sequence ATGATTCAAACTATTGCTCTTTTGTCTCCCATCTATGTAACCTTGTTTTGGGCCATTGTTTTTCTGTCACAAAAAAAATCAGACAATGTGCCTCGTTGGATTCTTGGCATTTTTCTTCTACTTGCCTGCTTGTTGTATGTTTCTCACGCCATATTTTTTTCCAGGTTGTATCTCCTGTATTCTTTTCTCGAAAGTATTTATTTGTATGCCATATTAACGCTTTATCCGCTGTTTTACACCTATATTTTAAAAGTGGCTACCGTGCGTCTAAAAGTTTCTCAGCACATATACCATTTTGTTCCCGGCATTATATTTGGGTTATCTACGTTAACACTAACCCTTATTCTCTCGCCCGAGCAGCGCATATATTACGTAAAATATATTCTAATTGAAACAAACCTAAAGGGAATTAATTTTAACACCCTGCCCGGAATTAAAGGTTGGAACTTTTTGTTAAGCCGAATCATTCTTATTATCCAAACCATTATTTACCTGATACTTATTATTCGCCTGACGATTAAGCATAACAAAACCATCAACAACTATTTCTCCAATACCGAAGGTAAAAAAATGAACTGGGTGAGAAATCTGAGTATAATAGCCTTTACACTATCTATTACGGCCATTATTTTCGCGCTGTTAGGCAGAAGTTATTTTATACATCATAACCTGTCTCTACTTATGCCTTCTGTGTTTTTCACAACACTGTTTTTCCTGGTTGGATACCACGGAAACATGCAGCGACAAATTTCTGAACGACTATACGAACCAGAAGATTATAGTGTCAAAAAAGAACTGATATACTCATCTGAAAATGATTTAAAAAAACGCTTTTTAAAACTATTTGAGACTGATAAGATACACCAGCTAAATGACCTAAGGATTAGCACAGTTTGCGAATCGCTCCATTCTAACCGCACCTACATATCGAAATTAATTAACGATGAATTTGGAATGAATTTTAACGAATTTGTAAACAAATACCGGGTTAAAGAGGCCAAACGACTATTGCTTTCCCAAGCCCACAAGAAATACACCATGGAATACATTGCACAACAAGCCGGCTTTGGCTCTGTCGCCTCATTCACCAGGGTTTTTAAAGAACTTGAAGGTGCAACTCCTGGTAGGTTTCGCGAGAATCACAGTTCTAAAAACAACTAA
- a CDS encoding TIM barrel protein: MERRNFIRNAAAGTLAFSGISGIASASVSDSRVSNSAKFKLKYAPGLGTFREHVGEDPVENLKFIADQGFTAFFDNGLIWKPAEMQEKIGSEAARLGLDIGPFIVYADHGAKYGVTDDPEVTKMLVAKTKEALDVQKRTGAKIGLITFGIYDEKMDWDYQTINVIENMRACCDVAGTSGLDLVMEPLNHQVDHPKLFLTKMAQAKMICVAVDHPSCKIVDDLYHQQITEGNLIMNMDICWNYIGAFHCGDNPGRKEPGTGEINFVNIFKHIYDKGYKGTICAEHGKSIPGIEGEKAFIEAYRKADAFTV; encoded by the coding sequence ATGGAAAGAAGAAATTTTATTCGTAACGCCGCAGCGGGCACCCTGGCTTTCAGCGGCATTTCAGGCATTGCAAGTGCTTCTGTTTCTGATTCAAGAGTCTCAAATTCGGCTAAATTCAAGTTGAAATATGCTCCGGGGCTTGGAACCTTCCGCGAGCATGTTGGAGAAGATCCGGTTGAAAACCTGAAGTTTATTGCCGACCAGGGATTTACAGCTTTTTTTGATAACGGATTGATATGGAAACCTGCCGAAATGCAGGAAAAGATCGGTAGTGAAGCAGCCCGGCTTGGACTCGATATTGGCCCGTTTATTGTTTATGCCGATCATGGTGCCAAATACGGTGTTACCGACGATCCTGAAGTAACTAAAATGCTGGTAGCAAAAACCAAGGAAGCACTGGATGTACAAAAAAGAACAGGTGCAAAAATAGGATTGATAACATTTGGCATTTATGACGAAAAAATGGATTGGGATTATCAAACCATTAATGTAATCGAAAATATGCGTGCTTGTTGTGATGTTGCCGGAACAAGCGGACTGGATTTGGTTATGGAGCCATTAAACCACCAGGTAGACCATCCAAAATTATTCCTCACTAAAATGGCGCAGGCAAAAATGATCTGTGTTGCCGTCGATCATCCAAGTTGTAAAATTGTTGACGATCTGTATCACCAGCAAATTACCGAAGGCAATCTTATCATGAACATGGACATCTGTTGGAACTATATTGGAGCTTTCCATTGCGGCGACAATCCCGGACGTAAAGAACCCGGCACCGGCGAAATTAATTTCGTCAATATTTTCAAACATATTTACGACAAAGGCTACAAAGGTACAATATGCGCCGAACATGGTAAAAGTATTCCCGGAATAGAGGGAGAAAAAGCTTTTATTGAGGCTTATAGAAAAGCCGATGCTTTTACAGTGTGA
- a CDS encoding sulfatase, with protein MSNKITFLVLITITLFSCQQKKQEVSKPNILFILVDDYGYTDCSVMGSKYYETPNIDRIAHEGMIFTNGYATCQVCSPSRASILSGKFPARHGITDWIGAKTGKAWSKLGRATKLLPPEYVHHLQQSYTTLPEALKEAGYTTFFAGKWHLGEKGSWPEDHGFDINKGGWDVGSPIGGYYAPWENPNLPSGPDGENLTMRLAKETVDFIQNNKDTAFFAYLSFYAVHGPIQTTQEKWAKYRNKAEALGIAETGFEMGHFLPIRQHQDNPIYAGLVESTDDAVGYVLDALDELGLAENTIICFTGDNGGVAAGDAFATSNKPLRGGKGYQFEGGIREPFFIKVPELGNGQTCNTPVTGTDFYPTILELCGAELKPEEHMDGVSLVPLLKGESLAERPLIWHYPHYGNQGGEPSSIIRLGDWKLIHYYEDGREELYDLKNNLSETNDLAAENPEKVKEMSSQLFEMLDEMGARFPTQDPTWTAEREKTHLQKVIENRWPALENQRLWMLSEDFDPGNDWWGSKITID; from the coding sequence ATGAGTAACAAGATCACTTTTCTGGTTCTTATTACGATTACATTGTTTTCGTGCCAACAGAAAAAACAGGAGGTTTCAAAACCGAATATTCTGTTTATACTGGTTGACGATTATGGCTACACCGATTGCAGCGTAATGGGCAGCAAGTATTACGAAACACCGAACATTGATCGCATTGCCCACGAAGGAATGATATTTACCAACGGCTATGCAACATGCCAGGTTTGCAGCCCATCGCGGGCCAGCATCCTGAGTGGAAAGTTTCCGGCCCGACACGGCATTACCGATTGGATTGGAGCAAAAACCGGCAAAGCCTGGAGCAAGTTGGGCCGCGCTACAAAACTACTTCCACCGGAGTATGTTCATCATCTTCAACAAAGTTATACCACATTGCCCGAAGCTTTAAAAGAAGCTGGTTACACCACTTTTTTTGCCGGGAAATGGCATCTTGGCGAAAAAGGATCATGGCCCGAAGATCATGGTTTTGACATCAACAAAGGTGGTTGGGATGTTGGAAGTCCGATTGGTGGCTATTATGCTCCATGGGAAAATCCAAATCTCCCAAGTGGCCCCGATGGCGAGAACCTCACTATGCGACTGGCAAAAGAAACGGTCGATTTTATTCAAAACAATAAAGACACTGCTTTTTTCGCCTACTTATCGTTTTATGCGGTGCACGGCCCCATTCAAACCACACAGGAAAAATGGGCAAAATACCGCAATAAAGCCGAAGCTTTGGGGATAGCCGAAACAGGATTTGAAATGGGGCATTTTCTGCCTATCCGCCAACATCAGGATAATCCCATTTATGCAGGGCTGGTAGAAAGTACCGACGATGCAGTTGGTTATGTGTTGGATGCTTTGGACGAATTGGGCTTGGCAGAAAATACCATCATCTGCTTTACCGGCGACAACGGTGGCGTGGCAGCCGGCGATGCATTTGCAACTTCGAACAAACCGTTGCGTGGCGGAAAAGGATATCAGTTTGAAGGTGGAATTCGCGAACCATTTTTTATAAAAGTTCCTGAATTGGGAAATGGGCAAACGTGCAACACTCCGGTAACCGGCACCGATTTCTACCCAACTATTCTTGAACTTTGTGGTGCCGAATTAAAACCGGAAGAACACATGGACGGCGTAAGTCTTGTTCCGCTTTTAAAAGGCGAATCGCTTGCTGAACGCCCCTTAATCTGGCATTATCCGCATTACGGAAATCAGGGTGGCGAACCATCATCGATAATTCGTTTGGGCGACTGGAAACTTATTCATTATTACGAAGATGGAAGAGAGGAATTATACGATCTGAAAAACAATTTAAGCGAAACGAATGATCTGGCTGCGGAAAATCCGGAGAAAGTGAAAGAAATGAGCAGTCAACTTTTTGAAATGCTGGACGAAATGGGAGCTCGTTTCCCAACGCAAGATCCAACATGGACTGCTGAACGCGAAAAAACGCATCTGCAAAAAGTTATCGAAAATAGATGGCCGGCACTGGAAAACCAACGGCTTTGGATGCTCTCAGAGGATTTTGATCCGGGGAATGATTGGTGGGGAAGTAAAATCACCATCGATTAA
- a CDS encoding arylsulfatase → MNKLILLTILNLFLLACQPKSKTSEIQPAKPNIIYILADDLGYGDLSCYGQTHFSTLNIDKLAENGMRFTQHYSGSTVCSPSRSALLTGQHTGHTPIRGNKRDAIGNWPLPAETKTMAGILKENGYVTGAFGKWGLGAQGSSGDPAKQGFDVFFGYNDQTLAHNYYPYFLNHNQDTVWLENNSGKGKGTYAPIPIHKQALKFLEDNKDHPFFMYYPSVIPHAELFAPEEYIAKYRGKLEPEKAYQGVDDGERYKKGGYGSQPETHAAFAAMVDYLDMQVGEIVAKLKELGIYENTLIIFTSDNGPHLEGGADPDYFNSNGPLKGYKRDLYEGGIRMPMIAVWDGKIAAGSTTNHISAFWDVFPTLAEITGISTPDQIDGISFLPTLLGEKQEAQHDYLYWEFHEMGGRQAVRKGDWKLVHYNVFTPEKTTTELYNLANDVGEENNVASDHPGLVEELSALIKKSHTKSDIFRFGNEE, encoded by the coding sequence ATGAATAAACTAATCTTACTTACAATTCTAAACTTATTTTTACTGGCTTGTCAGCCAAAATCAAAAACGTCGGAGATACAGCCGGCAAAGCCGAATATTATTTATATTCTAGCCGACGACCTTGGTTATGGCGACCTGAGTTGCTACGGGCAAACTCATTTTTCAACACTTAATATTGACAAACTGGCCGAAAACGGCATGCGGTTTACCCAGCATTATTCGGGTTCAACGGTTTGCTCCCCATCGCGCTCAGCATTGTTAACCGGGCAGCACACCGGGCACACACCCATCAGGGGAAATAAACGGGATGCAATTGGAAACTGGCCCCTACCTGCCGAAACAAAAACAATGGCCGGTATCCTGAAAGAAAACGGGTATGTTACCGGGGCTTTTGGAAAATGGGGGCTTGGGGCACAGGGGTCAAGCGGCGACCCCGCCAAACAAGGGTTTGACGTATTTTTCGGTTACAACGACCAAACGCTGGCACATAATTACTATCCCTACTTTTTAAACCACAACCAGGATACCGTGTGGCTGGAAAACAATAGCGGCAAAGGAAAGGGGACGTATGCCCCAATACCTATTCATAAGCAGGCTTTAAAGTTTTTAGAAGACAATAAAGACCATCCTTTTTTTATGTACTATCCTTCGGTTATCCCACATGCCGAATTGTTTGCGCCTGAAGAATACATTGCCAAATACCGTGGCAAACTTGAGCCGGAAAAAGCATACCAGGGAGTTGACGATGGTGAAAGGTACAAAAAAGGAGGTTATGGCTCGCAACCGGAAACGCACGCTGCATTTGCCGCAATGGTTGATTACCTCGATATGCAGGTTGGAGAAATCGTTGCCAAACTGAAAGAGCTGGGGATTTACGAAAACACATTGATCATTTTTACTTCTGATAACGGACCACATTTGGAAGGTGGTGCCGATCCTGATTATTTCAACTCAAACGGACCATTAAAAGGGTATAAACGTGATTTGTACGAAGGTGGCATCCGGATGCCAATGATTGCTGTATGGGACGGAAAAATTGCAGCCGGCAGCACAACAAACCATATTTCTGCTTTCTGGGACGTATTCCCAACCCTGGCAGAAATTACAGGTATTTCTACTCCCGATCAGATTGATGGCATTTCATTTTTACCAACATTACTTGGCGAAAAACAAGAGGCTCAGCACGATTATTTATACTGGGAGTTCCACGAGATGGGAGGCAGACAGGCGGTTCGAAAAGGTGATTGGAAACTGGTACACTACAACGTTTTTACACCCGAAAAAACGACTACTGAATTATACAATCTGGCAAACGATGTTGGCGAAGAGAACAATGTTGCCAGCGATCATCCGGGATTGGTTGAGGAGCTTAGTGCCCTTATCAAAAAATCACATACCAAGTCTGATATTTTCAGATTTGGCAATGAAGAATAA
- a CDS encoding DUF4982 domain-containing protein, translating into MKSLFSFILILFIFSACVETTSETRSVQTLQKNWKFINQEVADAQLPQTDAADWETVEVPHDWAIKGPFDKEIDAQKVRVTQDMEKEARLRTGRTGALPHIGIGWYRKTFELPDFGPGKKALLVFDGAMSNAEVYVNGKKVGNRPYGYSYFYFDISDYVNAGEENLLAVRLENKESSSRWYPGAGIYRKVQVIVKNEVNFKQWGTFITTPFVSEELAQVNFKAEVNGSNIKVVTKIKDAEGNMVATNTTDELFGTKTEQNIAIPNPRLWDTESPYLYTANMKLYEGNTLKDEQNIRFGVRSVVYERGKGLVLNGEVTKFKGVCLHHDLGPLGAAVNKAALKRQLTILKDMGCNAIRSSHNMPSMEQLELCDEMGFLFLAESFDEWAKPKVENGYNLYFNDWAEKDVVNLVRATRNHPCIVMWSSGNEVPDQWGTEGVKLAKWLQDIFHREDGTRPVTVGMDQVGNTLKNGFGAIMDIPGLNYRLHLYDEAYERFPQGFILGSETASTVSSRGIYKFPVKEGKMVRYDDFQSSSYDLEACSWSNIPDEDFYWQDDFDWVIGEFVWTGFDYLGEPTPYNEAWPSRSSYFGICDLAGLPKDRYYLYRSRWNTEDETLHILPHWNWEGREGETTPVFVYTNFNSAELFVNGKSQGVQKKSKETLLKRNRLMWMDVKYEPGTVKVVAFDDEGNAVAEQEIHTAGAPHHLQLSANREQIAADGNDLSYITVSVVDKDGNLCPTATNQLNFKVSGAGKYKAACNGDATSLELFHLPTMKAFSGQLVVTVQSTEEDGEMQLEVSGKGLETATVSIRTKNI; encoded by the coding sequence ATGAAATCTTTATTTTCTTTCATCCTCATCTTATTTATTTTCTCGGCCTGTGTTGAAACAACCAGCGAAACAAGAAGCGTACAAACACTTCAAAAAAACTGGAAATTTATTAATCAGGAAGTTGCTGATGCCCAACTGCCACAAACTGATGCAGCAGACTGGGAAACAGTTGAAGTTCCGCACGACTGGGCCATTAAAGGACCTTTCGACAAAGAAATTGATGCTCAGAAAGTACGGGTAACTCAGGATATGGAAAAAGAGGCTCGCCTGCGTACCGGACGCACCGGTGCACTGCCACACATTGGAATTGGCTGGTACCGCAAAACTTTCGAATTGCCGGATTTTGGCCCCGGGAAAAAAGCGCTGCTTGTTTTCGACGGAGCGATGAGTAATGCAGAAGTATACGTAAATGGTAAAAAAGTTGGCAATCGTCCTTACGGTTACAGTTATTTCTATTTCGACATTAGCGACTATGTAAATGCCGGCGAAGAAAACCTTTTAGCTGTTCGCCTCGAGAATAAAGAATCATCATCGCGCTGGTACCCCGGCGCAGGAATTTACCGCAAAGTACAGGTAATTGTAAAAAACGAGGTGAATTTTAAACAGTGGGGAACGTTTATTACCACCCCTTTTGTTTCGGAAGAATTAGCGCAGGTAAACTTTAAAGCCGAAGTTAACGGAAGCAACATCAAGGTTGTTACCAAAATAAAAGATGCCGAAGGAAACATGGTGGCTACAAACACCACCGACGAACTATTTGGCACCAAAACAGAGCAAAATATTGCCATTCCGAATCCAAGACTCTGGGATACCGAATCGCCATACTTGTACACCGCAAATATGAAATTATACGAAGGAAACACGCTAAAAGACGAACAGAATATTCGTTTTGGAGTACGAAGTGTGGTTTACGAACGTGGCAAAGGTTTGGTACTAAATGGTGAAGTTACAAAGTTTAAAGGCGTGTGTCTGCACCACGATTTGGGGCCGCTTGGAGCCGCAGTAAACAAAGCTGCATTAAAACGCCAGCTGACAATTTTAAAAGATATGGGCTGTAATGCCATCCGCTCGTCGCATAATATGCCGTCGATGGAGCAACTCGAACTTTGCGATGAAATGGGCTTCCTTTTCCTTGCCGAAAGTTTTGACGAATGGGCCAAGCCAAAAGTTGAAAATGGCTACAATCTGTATTTTAACGATTGGGCCGAAAAAGATGTTGTAAATCTGGTTCGCGCCACACGCAACCACCCGTGTATCGTTATGTGGAGTTCGGGCAACGAAGTTCCTGATCAATGGGGTACCGAGGGTGTAAAACTGGCAAAATGGCTGCAGGATATTTTCCACCGTGAAGATGGAACGCGCCCGGTAACCGTTGGAATGGATCAGGTGGGCAACACCCTAAAAAACGGTTTTGGTGCTATTATGGATATCCCCGGTTTAAATTACCGCCTGCATTTATACGACGAAGCTTACGAGCGTTTTCCTCAAGGGTTTATCCTTGGCTCGGAAACTGCGTCTACAGTAAGTTCGAGAGGTATTTACAAATTCCCGGTAAAAGAGGGAAAAATGGTGCGATACGACGATTTCCAAAGTTCTTCATACGATTTGGAAGCATGTTCGTGGTCGAATATTCCTGACGAAGATTTTTACTGGCAGGATGATTTTGATTGGGTAATCGGAGAGTTCGTATGGACCGGGTTTGATTACCTTGGCGAACCTACTCCATATAACGAAGCGTGGCCATCGCGAAGTTCGTATTTTGGCATTTGCGACCTGGCAGGTTTACCAAAAGACCGCTACTACCTGTACCGTAGCCGCTGGAACACTGAAGACGAAACCTTGCACATTCTTCCTCATTGGAACTGGGAAGGTCGCGAAGGAGAAACAACGCCTGTTTTTGTGTACACCAATTTCAACAGTGCCGAGTTGTTTGTAAATGGAAAAAGTCAGGGTGTTCAGAAGAAAAGCAAAGAAACATTACTGAAGCGAAACCGCCTGATGTGGATGGATGTAAAATACGAACCCGGAACCGTAAAAGTAGTTGCTTTTGATGATGAAGGGAACGCCGTGGCAGAGCAGGAAATACACACCGCCGGTGCACCTCATCACCTGCAATTATCAGCCAACCGCGAGCAAATTGCTGCCGACGGAAATGACCTCAGCTACATCACTGTTTCGGTTGTTGACAAAGACGGCAACCTTTGCCCCACAGCCACCAACCAACTGAATTTTAAAGTCAGCGGTGCCGGTAAATACAAAGCCGCTTGCAATGGCGATGCCACATCACTCGAACTATTCCACCTGCCAACAATGAAAGCCTTTAGCGGCCAATTAGTGGTTACCGTTCAATCAACCGAAGAGGACGGAGAAATGCAACTTGAGGTGAGTGGCAAAGGACTTGAGACAGCAACAGTTTCTATTCGAACAAAAAATATTTAA
- a CDS encoding tetratricopeptide repeat protein has translation MFLISYVYDQTGDWIPAIANLEQAITIFTDTKDSVSLIACYLNLGILYSYGKDQVQALNYMIKAKNICEKAGNTYGLSEAYGNIASYYEYLKEHRSAQLYFQKALDVDIETQNIRNQCLNYTSRGYTNLKLNQQEQALDHLNNALELLPQINDKQREIEVLLSFITYYLETEDLSTAKKAGAATSILVFHSHCRNQLS, from the coding sequence TTGTTTCTTATCAGTTATGTTTACGACCAAACAGGCGACTGGATTCCGGCCATTGCCAACCTGGAACAAGCCATTACCATATTTACCGACACCAAAGATTCGGTTTCGTTAATTGCGTGCTACCTTAACCTGGGTATATTATATTCTTACGGGAAAGACCAGGTACAGGCACTAAACTACATGATTAAAGCAAAAAATATTTGTGAAAAGGCAGGCAATACATATGGGCTTTCAGAAGCCTATGGAAACATTGCCTCTTATTACGAATACCTAAAAGAACACCGAAGTGCACAGCTCTACTTCCAAAAAGCATTGGATGTTGATATTGAAACACAAAACATTAGAAACCAGTGTTTAAATTATACCTCGCGGGGCTACACCAACCTAAAACTAAACCAGCAGGAACAAGCTCTTGATCATTTGAATAATGCGTTGGAGCTTTTACCGCAAATTAACGACAAACAGCGGGAAATTGAAGTTCTCCTGAGCTTTATAACTTATTATCTGGAAACAGAAGACTTGTCGACAGCAAAAAAGGCCGGGGCAGCAACTTCTATTTTAGTATTCCACTCTCATTGTCGTAATCAACTTTCTTAA
- a CDS encoding transporter substrate-binding domain-containing protein, which produces MIKHCFGIICIVLLLMVTACSSNRSSRDHKKEDRPVIDRDLPEILDDGVLNVVTTYSSTSYFLYRGQPMGYEYELLKRFAEHLGVDYKLEISNDFENMYEMLMSGKVDLIAHGLTITGKRKELVQFSDYLYLTHQVLVQKKPDNWRKMKWSAVQSSLIHDAIELINDTVSVRANSSYLNRVENLMDEMGGNIYIDTLPGDLSTDKIIEMVSNGDIKYTFADNNLASINASYYPNLDIRVPVSFSQRMAWAIRPGSDELLTELNGWIDSMKNGATYYVIYNKYFKNERSFRMRENSVYYSINHNRISEYDDLIQTYADTIGWDWRLMASMIYQESRFNPVSESWAGAKGLMQMMPQTAEKYGVEDRTDPEDNLEGATKVLKVLWDRFIDIPDSVQRIKFTMAAYNCGYSHVLDARTLAEEEGIDSYRWDECTEESMLKLSYPENYNKPFIKYGYVRGIEPVSYVKQIFSRYEHYSQLLE; this is translated from the coding sequence ATGATAAAACATTGCTTTGGTATTATTTGCATCGTCTTGCTTTTAATGGTGACTGCATGCTCCTCAAACAGAAGTTCAAGAGACCACAAGAAAGAAGATCGCCCTGTAATTGATCGTGATTTACCGGAGATTTTGGATGATGGCGTGCTGAATGTTGTTACTACCTACAGCAGTACCAGTTACTTTTTGTACCGCGGGCAGCCCATGGGATACGAGTACGAGCTGTTAAAGCGTTTTGCCGAGCATCTTGGCGTTGATTATAAACTCGAAATATCGAATGACTTTGAGAACATGTATGAAATGCTGATGAGCGGCAAAGTTGACCTCATTGCGCATGGATTGACCATTACCGGGAAACGTAAGGAATTGGTGCAGTTTTCAGATTATTTGTACCTCACTCACCAGGTGTTGGTGCAAAAAAAGCCCGACAACTGGAGAAAAATGAAATGGAGTGCAGTTCAAAGTTCATTAATACACGATGCCATTGAATTGATCAACGATACTGTTTCGGTGCGTGCCAACTCGTCGTATTTAAACAGGGTAGAAAACCTGATGGATGAAATGGGTGGTAATATTTATATTGATACGCTGCCCGGCGACTTGTCAACTGATAAGATTATTGAGATGGTATCGAATGGAGATATCAAATACACGTTTGCCGATAATAATCTTGCCAGCATTAATGCGTCGTATTATCCCAATCTGGATATTCGCGTTCCGGTAAGTTTTTCGCAGCGTATGGCCTGGGCTATACGGCCCGGATCGGATGAGTTGCTAACAGAGCTAAATGGCTGGATCGACTCGATGAAAAACGGAGCAACCTATTACGTAATTTATAACAAGTATTTTAAAAACGAGCGTTCGTTTAGGATGCGCGAAAACAGTGTTTACTACAGTATAAATCACAACCGGATTAGTGAATACGACGATTTGATACAAACCTATGCAGACACAATAGGTTGGGATTGGCGACTGATGGCGTCGATGATCTACCAGGAATCGAGGTTTAATCCGGTGTCGGAATCGTGGGCTGGTGCAAAAGGTTTAATGCAAATGATGCCGCAAACTGCCGAAAAATATGGAGTAGAAGACAGAACCGACCCGGAGGATAACCTGGAAGGAGCAACCAAAGTGTTAAAAGTTTTGTGGGACCGTTTTATTGATATCCCCGATTCGGTGCAGCGTATAAAATTTACGATGGCTGCTTATAACTGCGGTTATAGCCATGTGCTTGATGCACGCACACTGGCCGAAGAGGAAGGAATTGACAGTTATCGCTGGGACGAGTGCACAGAGGAATCGATGTTAAAACTCAGCTATCCCGAGAATTACAATAAGCCTTTTATAAAATATGGTTATGTGCGCGGGATTGAACCGGTGAGTTACGTAAAGCAGATTTTTAGCCGCTACGAGCATTATTCCCAGTTACTGGAATAG
- the fbaA gene encoding class II fructose-bisphosphate aldolase codes for MGKIAENVKPGVVTGADVQFIFEEAKAKQFAMPAVNVVGSSSVNAIMEVAKEVNAPVMIQFSNGGAAFNAGKGLKLEGHEAAVLGAVAGAKHIHTLAEAYGVRVILHTDHAAKKLLPWIDGLLDASEKHFEETGKPLFSSHMLDLSEEPIEENIEISKKYLERMSKMGMTLEIELGITGGEEDGVDNSDVDASKLYTQPEEVCYAYEELSKVSPNFTIAASFGNVHGVYKPGNVKLTPKILDNSQKYIQEKLGTDEKPVNFVFHGGSGSSHEEIREAISYGVVKMNIDTDTQWAYWDGVRGFEAANHDYLQGQIGNPEGDEKPNKKFYDPRVWLRKAEESMIARLKVAFEDLNAIDVQ; via the coding sequence ATGGGAAAAATAGCCGAAAACGTTAAACCGGGAGTTGTAACCGGTGCTGACGTACAATTTATTTTCGAAGAAGCTAAAGCCAAACAATTTGCCATGCCGGCAGTAAACGTTGTTGGTTCTTCATCAGTTAATGCCATTATGGAAGTTGCCAAAGAGGTAAACGCTCCGGTAATGATTCAATTTTCTAACGGTGGTGCTGCATTTAACGCCGGTAAAGGTTTAAAACTTGAAGGCCACGAAGCAGCTGTTTTAGGTGCTGTTGCAGGTGCAAAACACATTCACACTTTAGCTGAAGCTTACGGTGTACGTGTTATTCTTCACACCGACCATGCTGCAAAAAAATTGTTGCCCTGGATTGACGGTTTGTTAGATGCCAGCGAAAAACATTTCGAAGAAACTGGTAAACCACTTTTCAGCTCACACATGCTTGACCTTAGTGAAGAGCCAATTGAAGAGAACATCGAGATCAGCAAAAAATACCTGGAGCGCATGTCGAAAATGGGTATGACTCTGGAAATTGAGTTGGGTATCACCGGTGGTGAAGAAGATGGTGTTGACAACTCAGATGTTGATGCATCGAAATTGTACACTCAGCCAGAAGAAGTTTGCTATGCTTACGAAGAATTGAGCAAAGTATCTCCTAACTTCACAATTGCGGCTTCGTTTGGTAACGTGCACGGCGTATACAAACCAGGCAACGTTAAACTGACTCCTAAAATTCTTGATAACTCACAAAAGTATATTCAGGAAAAACTTGGAACTGATGAAAAACCAGTAAACTTTGTTTTCCACGGTGGATCAGGTTCTTCTCACGAAGAAATTCGCGAAGCTATTTCGTACGGTGTTGTTAAAATGAACATCGATACCGATACTCAGTGGGCATACTGGGATGGCGTTCGTGGTTTTGAAGCTGCTAACCACGATTACCTGCAAGGACAAATTGGGAACCCTGAAGGCGACGAAAAACCAAACAAAAAATTCTACGATCCACGTGTTTGGTTGCGTAAAGCAGAAGAGTCAATGATTGCACGCTTGAAAGTTGCATTCGAAGATTTAAATGCGATCGACGTTCAGTAA